The proteins below come from a single Prolixibacter sp. NT017 genomic window:
- a CDS encoding bifunctional YncE family protein/alkaline phosphatase family protein, whose amino-acid sequence MKLIHLTLVLLFLMAAPAWSQTVVQGKKVDESGNDVLPWNRILRPAGKQIYFGDKGLENHALDAALSPDGKWLAVEERYSVVFIDTKTDEIVDTLPIKSRSELAGAMSTYSGIIWHQTGNSLEVFWSAATSGGKSYVIRASWKNGKAGITDYFSYDPLPPAKTALPNELLIRKENGRDYLYVVLDGNNELVKQDLETGNIIWRRDTGVAPYGIAEAKGKLFVTNWGGRLPLGDEDVVAGVPWGEAKVTLNTGATREGSISVFDPNSGQLIREIVTGLHPNEIVAAPRGKYIYVTNSNSDDVSVIDPVADKVTESIMVRLQPGLNKYWGDSPEGIAVSKNGKYMYVANGMDNAVAVVHLGKHASARGIDQKSKVVGFIPTGAYPSSITISDKKKMYVTNIEAMGAHVGLEQGPEKTLAYNSHHMLASVSVIPMPDKKELAEHTNTVIAVNDLARVKLAELPPRKGVEPKPVPDRIGEPSVFKHVLYIIKENRTYDQVLGDVKKGRGDSTLCIYGRKITPNMHRLVNDFVLMDNYMASGKCSAEGHQWTDASIVTDYVEKNVRAWFRSYPHVQYDALVYAPTGFIWDNAMKHGVSVKIYGEAAVPEFDKSLGWKDIYQKFVNGEPFHFTNKTTVGPVEPILSKTYPGYDHHAIPDVMRADAFIEDLKKYENMEGDSLPQLMVMALPADHTAGTRPGYPTPRAMVADNDLALGQIVEALSHSRFWSNTVIFVTEDDSQTGWDHISAYRTVGTVISPYSHKDEAVHAAYNQPAMVRTIEQILGLPPMNIQDAIAPTMDACFDQTPDYTPYKSVKNQIPLDEMNAALSSLRGKALHYANISMEPQYDHIDGGDDDLLNRILWFSAKGKVPYPAQLAGEDNDDDD is encoded by the coding sequence ATGAAACTAATACATTTAACGCTAGTCCTGTTGTTCCTGATGGCTGCCCCGGCGTGGAGCCAGACCGTGGTGCAAGGGAAAAAAGTCGATGAGTCGGGTAACGATGTTCTTCCCTGGAACAGAATACTCAGGCCAGCCGGAAAGCAGATTTACTTTGGCGATAAAGGTCTGGAAAATCACGCGCTCGATGCAGCCCTGTCACCGGATGGTAAATGGCTGGCAGTTGAAGAACGGTATAGCGTGGTTTTTATCGACACAAAAACTGATGAAATAGTTGATACATTGCCCATAAAATCGCGGTCGGAATTAGCCGGGGCCATGAGTACGTATTCAGGTATTATTTGGCATCAAACAGGCAACTCACTGGAGGTATTTTGGAGTGCAGCGACAAGTGGAGGAAAGTCTTATGTCATTCGGGCAAGCTGGAAAAACGGGAAGGCCGGAATTACAGACTATTTCTCATATGATCCGTTACCACCGGCAAAAACCGCTTTGCCTAACGAACTGTTGATTCGGAAAGAAAACGGAAGAGACTACCTGTATGTCGTGCTGGACGGTAATAACGAACTGGTAAAGCAGGACCTGGAGACCGGAAACATCATATGGCGAAGAGATACCGGAGTAGCACCTTATGGTATTGCTGAGGCCAAAGGCAAACTCTTTGTGACCAACTGGGGAGGCCGATTGCCGCTGGGAGACGAGGATGTTGTGGCCGGTGTGCCATGGGGAGAAGCAAAAGTAACATTGAATACCGGAGCAACGCGCGAAGGAAGTATCTCTGTGTTCGATCCGAATAGCGGCCAGTTGATACGTGAAATAGTTACCGGCCTTCATCCTAATGAAATTGTTGCTGCTCCGAGAGGAAAATATATTTACGTCACCAATTCCAACAGCGATGACGTGTCAGTTATCGATCCGGTTGCCGATAAAGTGACTGAAAGCATTATGGTTCGGTTGCAGCCCGGCCTCAATAAATATTGGGGCGATTCGCCGGAAGGTATAGCCGTATCGAAAAACGGAAAATACATGTACGTGGCAAACGGTATGGACAATGCGGTAGCAGTTGTACACCTGGGAAAACATGCATCAGCGCGTGGTATCGATCAGAAGAGCAAAGTCGTTGGATTTATTCCGACAGGCGCTTATCCTTCATCAATTACCATTTCCGACAAGAAAAAAATGTACGTCACCAATATTGAGGCGATGGGAGCTCATGTGGGATTGGAGCAGGGACCAGAGAAAACGCTGGCGTATAATTCGCACCATATGCTGGCGTCGGTTTCTGTAATTCCTATGCCGGACAAGAAGGAGCTGGCAGAGCACACCAACACGGTAATTGCAGTTAACGATTTGGCAAGAGTTAAGTTAGCGGAATTACCGCCCCGTAAAGGTGTTGAGCCGAAGCCTGTCCCTGACCGAATTGGAGAACCATCGGTATTTAAGCATGTCCTCTATATTATCAAGGAGAACCGGACCTACGATCAGGTATTAGGTGATGTAAAGAAGGGTAGAGGTGATTCGACACTCTGTATATACGGACGTAAGATAACACCGAATATGCACCGGCTGGTCAACGATTTTGTTCTGATGGACAATTACATGGCTTCCGGAAAATGTTCAGCCGAAGGGCACCAGTGGACGGATGCATCGATTGTAACCGATTATGTGGAGAAAAATGTGCGGGCCTGGTTCCGGAGCTATCCGCATGTTCAATATGACGCGTTAGTTTATGCTCCCACCGGATTTATTTGGGATAACGCGATGAAACACGGAGTATCAGTAAAGATATACGGTGAAGCAGCTGTTCCCGAATTCGATAAGTCACTTGGCTGGAAAGACATATATCAGAAGTTTGTGAATGGCGAACCATTCCATTTCACCAATAAGACCACGGTAGGACCGGTTGAACCGATTTTGAGCAAAACCTATCCAGGATATGACCATCATGCCATACCGGATGTGATGCGTGCTGATGCCTTCATTGAAGATTTGAAGAAGTACGAGAACATGGAAGGAGACTCTCTTCCGCAATTGATGGTAATGGCACTTCCGGCCGATCATACTGCTGGAACTCGTCCCGGATATCCAACGCCCAGGGCTATGGTTGCGGACAATGACCTGGCGTTGGGCCAGATTGTAGAGGCGTTGAGTCATAGTCGGTTCTGGTCGAATACCGTTATTTTCGTTACCGAAGATGACAGTCAGACTGGTTGGGACCACATTTCAGCTTACCGGACAGTAGGAACGGTTATTAGTCCGTATTCCCACAAAGATGAAGCAGTTCATGCAGCATATAACCAACCTGCAATGGTTCGAACCATTGAACAGATACTGGGACTTCCACCGATGAATATTCAGGATGCCATAGCTCCGACAATGGATGCCTGTTTCGATCAAACGCCCGATTACACTCCATACAAATCGGTGAAAAACCAGATTCCGCTTGACGAGATGAATGCAGCACTTTCTTCCCTGAGAGGAAAAGCGTTGCACTACGCCAATATCAGTATGGAGCCACAATATGATCATATCGATGGGGGAGATGATGACCTGTTGAATCGCATTTTATGGTTCAGTGCAAAAGGAAAAGTTCCCTATCCCGCCCAATTGGCCGGGGAGGATAATGACGATGACGATTAA
- a CDS encoding DUF4494 domain-containing protein, whose translation MNTWFECKAKYVKIDENGREKKVNEAYLLDAVSFSEAESRIYKELETMVSGEFTVTKIAKTNIAEIIPSEDGDRWFKAKVSFITIDEEKGKEKRTAQYVLILAKTVRDAYEKVVENMQGMMADFEINAVNESPIMDVFPYFGQEEEIPDNLRPLNDDELLASNNEADEDQSDDLEPLEDDEEE comes from the coding sequence ATGAATACGTGGTTCGAGTGTAAAGCAAAATATGTAAAGATTGACGAAAACGGCCGGGAGAAAAAGGTCAACGAAGCCTATCTTCTGGATGCTGTATCGTTTAGTGAAGCAGAAAGCCGCATTTATAAAGAGCTGGAGACGATGGTGAGTGGTGAATTCACGGTTACGAAAATTGCCAAGACCAATATCGCTGAAATTATTCCGTCGGAAGACGGCGACCGATGGTTTAAAGCAAAAGTATCGTTCATTACCATCGATGAAGAGAAAGGTAAAGAAAAACGGACTGCACAATACGTTCTGATTTTAGCCAAAACCGTTAGGGATGCCTACGAAAAGGTCGTGGAAAACATGCAGGGAATGATGGCTGATTTTGAAATCAACGCAGTCAATGAAAGCCCCATCATGGATGTATTCCCCTATTTTGGACAGGAAGAGGAAATCCCGGATAATCTTCGCCCGCTGAATGACGATGAGCTACTGGCATCTAATAATGAAGCAGATGAAGACCAATCTGACGATCTGGAGCCACTCGAAGATGATGAAGAAGAATAA
- a CDS encoding phosphatase PAP2 family protein — protein MSRNSVTILFTVALVFVYTTAFGQNPDIDILKVVNLNRNTALDWPFKIISAAAFPVSYGIPLMILMAGYRVKKRILKQKGWYMAGSMLLSAIVVNILKYTFQRPRPFISYPFIEKLSAGGSPSFPSGHTSDAMAMAMALSLIFPRWYVIVPSFVWAGLVGYSRMDLGVHYPSDVLAGAIVGIGCSLVVYWAFKKCSAKAGQPVWA, from the coding sequence ATGAGTAGAAACTCAGTGACCATATTGTTTACGGTTGCTTTGGTTTTCGTATATACCACTGCTTTCGGACAAAATCCGGATATCGATATATTGAAGGTTGTCAATCTTAACCGAAATACCGCGTTGGATTGGCCATTTAAAATTATTTCTGCAGCAGCTTTCCCGGTTTCTTATGGAATTCCGTTGATGATCTTGATGGCGGGCTACCGGGTAAAGAAACGGATTTTAAAGCAGAAAGGTTGGTACATGGCAGGAAGCATGCTCCTGTCAGCCATTGTTGTTAATATTCTCAAATATACATTTCAGCGGCCGCGCCCCTTTATTAGTTATCCGTTTATTGAAAAACTGTCGGCTGGCGGAAGTCCGTCGTTTCCATCGGGCCATACGTCCGATGCTATGGCCATGGCAATGGCTCTCAGCCTGATATTTCCGCGCTGGTACGTCATTGTTCCTTCGTTTGTTTGGGCAGGTTTGGTTGGTTATTCACGGATGGATCTGGGGGTGCATTATCCTTCGGATGTATTGGCGGGTGCCATTGTCGGAATCGGTTGTTCTCTGGTAGTTTACTGGGCTTTTAAAAAGTGTTCGGCGAAAGCCGGACAACCCGTTTGGGCATAA
- a CDS encoding DUF4412 domain-containing protein: MKKTWILLLVIAGALCFSQPTQAQGFLKKMANKALKKTQEKAEQRAEDKMDEQIDKGLDRVEDSLEKNKTDSAANEEGEMSREARQQQRMQRVMKSLGMSGEPVPIEKAYDFQYSTTMVVKSYKKDGSLESDATLVTFMNPGRHNFAYEFEGGDMGEDSKGKGIYIFDYKNKATIILSDQDGKHTGIVYGLDLMTNIDSLYNASSDMETAPADMSAMNPNLKKTGRTKTIAGYKCEEYVYEDEMDKADFWISRDVKLQTRDLMSSVFKSSMYANGMPWGFLMESNSLDKETGERTSLKVTEVNKNRDKKFVMSQYQITNMGSFKMPQTEENEEK, translated from the coding sequence ATGAAAAAAACATGGATTTTACTTTTAGTTATTGCCGGAGCCCTTTGTTTTTCGCAGCCAACGCAGGCACAGGGCTTTCTAAAAAAAATGGCTAACAAGGCCTTGAAAAAGACTCAGGAAAAGGCCGAGCAGCGTGCTGAAGATAAAATGGATGAACAAATTGACAAAGGGCTGGATAGGGTAGAGGATTCGTTGGAAAAAAATAAAACAGATAGTGCTGCCAACGAAGAAGGGGAGATGTCGCGGGAAGCCAGGCAACAGCAGCGAATGCAACGGGTGATGAAGAGTCTGGGAATGTCAGGTGAACCGGTTCCAATAGAGAAAGCGTATGATTTTCAGTATTCTACTACGATGGTCGTTAAATCATATAAAAAGGACGGATCTTTGGAAAGCGATGCTACGCTGGTCACTTTTATGAATCCCGGCAGGCATAACTTTGCTTATGAATTTGAAGGCGGCGACATGGGGGAAGACTCAAAAGGAAAAGGGATATACATTTTCGACTACAAGAATAAAGCTACCATTATTCTTTCCGATCAGGACGGAAAACATACCGGAATAGTGTATGGGCTTGATTTGATGACGAACATCGATTCATTATATAATGCCAGTTCGGATATGGAGACAGCGCCGGCAGATATGTCTGCAATGAATCCTAACCTGAAGAAAACAGGACGTACAAAAACCATTGCAGGATACAAATGCGAGGAATACGTGTATGAAGATGAAATGGATAAAGCCGACTTCTGGATCTCGCGGGATGTAAAGTTGCAGACACGTGATTTGATGTCCTCGGTATTCAAGTCGTCGATGTATGCCAACGGTATGCCCTGGGGATTCCTGATGGAGAGTAATTCGCTCGATAAAGAGACCGGTGAACGTACATCTTTGAAGGTGACAGAGGTGAACAAAAACCGAGATAAGAAATTTGTGATGTCGCAATACCAGATAACAAATATGGGGTCATTCAAAATGCCTCAGACTGAAGAGAACGAGGAGAAATGA